The following are from one region of the Stanieria sp. NIES-3757 genome:
- a CDS encoding ATP-binding region ATPase domain protein yields the protein MNTIVTGYNLIEVLYENNKTLVYRALKESDSTSVIIKTLKTEYPPIEELARLRHEYQILQSLTIEGVVKPLALENYQNGLALILSDFGGETLKKALASASFKLENFLQIAIQLASILAQLHQNNIIHKDIKPQNILINLQKDRIEIIDFSISSRLSKEEQTISNPDLFEGSLAYMSPEQTGRMNRSIDYRTDFYSLGITFYEMLTGHLPFTATDALELIHCHIAQTPRSPKEINQQIPQVVSNIVMKLFSKTSEERYQNALGLKADLETCLNKLQTTGKIDNFVVGKLDQYSQFIISQKLYGREKEVASLINTFERVTLGATEMILVSGYSGIGKSSLVNEVHKPIVRQRGYFITGKFDQFKRNIPYAPFIQAFQELIRQLLTESQEKIVIWQAKILEALGTNGQIVIDVIPEIELIIGSQPPLPLLGATETRNRFNRVFQQFIQVFCQPEHPLVIFLDDLQWSDSASLTLIQLLLSNLKSQYLLIIGAYRDNEVNATHPLRSSLAKIQKAGVVVNNIILQPLQIEQINQLVSDTLHTTPKKSRSLAELVLNKTRGNPFFLTQLLKSLYQENFLKFNFQAGCWQWQIEQLKDIQITDNVVDLMVNQIQKLSSKTQNILKLAACIGNKFTLDVLSIVNQKSLSETADELWESLLSGLVLPLDEFYKIPLVINNQHHKLITNNQEQLTITYKFLHDRVQQAAYSLIPDSQKKTTHLKIGQLLLKNTSLEEREENIFALVNQLNYGISILTLESEKDELAELNLIAGRKAKAATAYESAIHFLKIGLSLLVTSSWHQQYELALALHQESVEVGFLSGDFEQMEQLAEVVLQQAKTMLDKVKVYEIQIKAREVQRKLLEAVRLGLQVLKILGVKLIESPTPLDIEQAIEETTANLANKGIENLINLPSMENVNKLAALRLITSLIPAAYQSAPGLFILMACQEVNLFIKYGNTSLSASGFADYGIVFSGLLQDFEAAYKFGQLALKLLDRLDAREAKCQTLFKVATFIIHWKHHVRETLPLLEDAYFSGLENGDLAHTGYSASHKCQYLYWSGSELKSLEQEMARFSKVIAQINQETALKWNQIFHQVVLNLIGNSESNYLLIGEAYNEEQLLPLHIQANERTLVHYVFLNKLILCYLFGEFAQAVENSIKAEQYLDGVRGWLAVPLFHFYDSLAHLAIYPSIPNSQQEYFLKRVTNNQEKMRKWADNAPMNFQHKYELVEAEKARVLGQYWQAMEYYDNAIAIAREQGYLQEEALAAELAAEFYFFFGKDRFAKEYLREAYYAYVRWGATAKVRSIETRYPDIFAWVQQPENLSSPKTTTSSSSSGNHSETLDFTTIMKASAVLSSEIVLDKLLTKLIQIVLENAGAETGILLLEKAGELQIEAFGAFKSDSVQIHQPKITATRQEQKLACTYPTSIVNYVARTHQVIVLNHAFNEETFNFDQYIIRHQPKSILCLPILHQGKLTGILYLENNLTERAFTQERLEVLQLLSSQAAIAIENARLYASLEEVNLTLEAKVEERTLQLQENNQHLQQEIRERQRAEEAAEAANRAKSQFLANMSHELRTPLNGVLGYTQILKKEKTLTEQQQNGLAIIHRCGEHLLTLINDILDLSKIEAQKMELHPSDFYFPPFLAGLIEICRLRAEQKGIILSYEPLSTLPTFIHADEKRLRQVLLNLLANAVKFTDRGSVTFKVGNHDGKLRFEVKDTGIGIAADQLEAIFLPFQQVGEQSRTTEGTGLGLAISRQLIQMMGGKLQVKSTLGQGSVFWFELDLPEVNHKNKQFKQGKRNIIGFRGSKRKVLVIDDQWENCSVLVNLLQPLGFEVMEASDGIEGFAKAREFQPDLIFMDLIMPKMDGFETTRQLRMLPELADLAIVAISASVLNFDRKQSLAVGCNDFLPKPFWEEELLEKLQIYLGLEWIYEDEEQDRENKHKEKEILASDVTTFPIPSTEEIAVLLDLAMRGDLRGIITRVNQLEELDRQWMPFATHIRKLAKDFKGKQIREFLKQL from the coding sequence ATGAATACAATCGTTACTGGATACAATCTCATTGAAGTTCTTTACGAGAATAATAAAACCCTTGTCTACCGTGCTTTGAAAGAGTCGGATTCAACGTCGGTCATTATCAAAACTCTCAAAACTGAGTATCCTCCCATAGAAGAACTCGCTCGCTTGAGACACGAATATCAAATACTTCAATCTTTGACTATAGAAGGGGTTGTTAAACCTCTAGCTTTAGAAAATTATCAAAATGGTTTGGCATTGATTTTATCAGATTTTGGGGGAGAAACTCTCAAAAAAGCACTCGCTTCAGCAAGTTTTAAATTAGAAAATTTTTTACAAATTGCAATTCAACTTGCGTCGATTCTGGCTCAGTTACATCAAAACAATATTATTCATAAAGATATTAAACCCCAAAATATTCTGATTAATCTTCAAAAAGATCGAATTGAAATTATAGATTTTAGTATTTCATCACGTTTATCTAAAGAAGAGCAAACTATTAGTAATCCTGATTTATTTGAAGGTTCTCTTGCTTATATGTCTCCAGAACAAACTGGGAGAATGAATCGTTCAATTGATTATCGAACTGATTTTTACTCTTTAGGTATTACTTTTTATGAAATGCTGACTGGTCATTTACCTTTTACCGCTACAGATGCTTTGGAATTAATTCATTGTCATATTGCTCAAACTCCTCGATCGCCAAAAGAAATTAATCAGCAAATTCCCCAAGTAGTTTCAAATATTGTGATGAAATTATTCAGCAAAACGTCTGAAGAAAGATATCAAAATGCTTTGGGATTAAAAGCTGATTTGGAAACGTGTTTAAACAAGTTACAAACGACTGGAAAAATTGACAATTTTGTGGTGGGAAAACTCGATCAATATAGTCAATTTATCATTAGCCAAAAACTTTATGGTCGCGAAAAAGAAGTTGCTAGCTTAATCAATACTTTTGAGCGTGTGACGCTTGGTGCGACTGAAATGATCTTAGTGAGTGGTTATTCAGGAATTGGTAAATCTTCTTTAGTCAATGAAGTTCATAAACCGATTGTACGCCAGCGAGGATATTTTATTACTGGGAAGTTTGACCAATTTAAACGAAATATTCCTTATGCGCCTTTTATTCAAGCTTTTCAAGAATTAATCAGGCAATTATTAACAGAAAGTCAGGAAAAAATAGTAATTTGGCAAGCAAAAATTTTAGAAGCTCTTGGCACTAACGGTCAGATTGTTATTGATGTTATTCCCGAAATTGAACTGATTATTGGTTCTCAACCCCCCCTACCGCTTTTAGGAGCAACTGAAACTCGAAATAGATTTAATCGAGTATTTCAACAATTTATTCAAGTATTTTGTCAACCAGAGCATCCCTTAGTAATTTTTCTAGATGACTTGCAATGGTCAGATTCTGCATCTCTCACCCTAATTCAATTACTACTTAGTAATTTAAAAAGCCAATATTTATTAATAATTGGTGCGTATAGAGATAACGAAGTGAATGCAACTCATCCTTTGAGGTCAAGTTTAGCAAAAATTCAAAAAGCTGGTGTTGTTGTCAACAATATTATTCTTCAGCCTTTGCAAATCGAGCAGATCAATCAATTAGTAAGTGATACTCTCCATACTACTCCAAAAAAGTCACGTTCTTTAGCCGAATTAGTATTAAATAAAACTCGGGGCAATCCCTTCTTCTTAACTCAGTTACTTAAATCTCTCTATCAAGAAAACTTTTTAAAATTTAATTTTCAAGCAGGCTGTTGGCAGTGGCAGATCGAACAACTTAAAGACATTCAAATCACTGATAACGTCGTTGATTTAATGGTCAATCAAATTCAGAAGCTGTCCTCAAAAACGCAAAATATTTTAAAGTTAGCAGCTTGTATTGGCAATAAATTTACTTTAGATGTTTTAAGTATTGTCAATCAAAAATCTTTATCAGAAACAGCAGATGAGTTGTGGGAATCTTTACTGTCTGGTTTAGTTTTACCTTTAGACGAATTTTACAAAATTCCTTTAGTTATTAATAATCAGCACCATAAATTAATAACAAATAATCAAGAACAACTGACTATTACTTATAAATTTTTACATGACCGAGTTCAGCAAGCAGCTTATTCTCTCATTCCAGATTCACAGAAAAAAACAACTCATCTCAAAATCGGTCAATTACTATTAAAAAACACTTCTCTTGAAGAAAGAGAAGAAAATATTTTTGCTTTAGTTAACCAACTGAATTACGGAATTAGCATCCTTACTTTGGAGTCGGAAAAAGATGAGCTAGCTGAACTCAATCTTATAGCAGGTCGGAAAGCAAAAGCAGCGACGGCGTATGAATCTGCGATTCATTTTCTTAAGATAGGTTTGAGTTTGTTGGTTACTTCTAGTTGGCATCAACAATATGAATTGGCATTAGCTCTACATCAGGAATCAGTGGAAGTGGGATTTCTTAGCGGTGATTTTGAGCAAATGGAGCAGTTAGCTGAGGTAGTGTTGCAACAAGCCAAAACAATGCTAGACAAAGTGAAAGTTTATGAAATACAAATCAAAGCTCGTGAAGTTCAAAGAAAATTACTTGAAGCGGTAAGGCTGGGATTGCAAGTCCTAAAAATTCTGGGAGTAAAACTAATTGAATCACCTACTCCGTTAGATATTGAGCAAGCTATTGAGGAAACAACAGCAAATTTGGCAAACAAAGGAATAGAAAATTTAATTAATCTTCCTTCAATGGAAAATGTCAACAAGCTAGCAGCTCTTCGGCTCATAACAAGTTTAATTCCTGCTGCCTATCAATCTGCACCTGGATTATTTATTCTCATGGCTTGCCAGGAAGTAAATTTATTTATTAAATATGGCAATACTTCTTTATCAGCTAGTGGCTTTGCTGATTATGGAATAGTTTTCAGTGGGTTGTTACAAGATTTTGAAGCTGCTTATAAATTCGGACAATTGGCTTTAAAACTATTAGACCGGTTAGATGCCCGTGAGGCTAAATGCCAGACACTATTTAAAGTTGCAACATTTATCATACATTGGAAACATCATGTTAGAGAAACATTACCACTTTTGGAAGATGCTTACTTTAGTGGACTAGAAAATGGAGATTTAGCCCATACTGGCTATTCAGCAAGTCATAAATGTCAATATCTATATTGGAGCGGTTCGGAGTTAAAAAGCCTGGAACAGGAAATGGCTAGATTTAGTAAGGTAATCGCTCAAATTAATCAAGAAACTGCTTTAAAGTGGAATCAAATATTTCATCAAGTAGTTTTAAATTTAATAGGAAATAGTGAAAGTAATTACCTTTTAATTGGTGAAGCTTATAATGAAGAGCAATTATTGCCACTGCATATCCAAGCAAATGAGCGAACGCTAGTTCACTATGTATTTCTCAACAAATTAATTTTATGCTACCTATTTGGTGAATTTGCTCAAGCTGTTGAAAATTCAATCAAAGCCGAACAGTACTTAGATGGAGTAAGAGGGTGGCTAGCTGTGCCATTGTTCCATTTCTACGATTCTTTAGCACACCTAGCTATATATCCATCTATACCAAACTCACAACAAGAATATTTTTTAAAGAGAGTAACGAATAATCAGGAAAAAATGCGAAAATGGGCAGACAATGCCCCAATGAATTTTCAGCATAAGTATGAACTGGTAGAAGCAGAGAAAGCGCGAGTATTAGGACAATATTGGCAGGCAATGGAGTATTATGACAATGCGATCGCGATCGCTAGAGAGCAAGGCTATCTCCAAGAAGAGGCTTTAGCAGCAGAACTCGCAGCAGAATTTTATTTTTTCTTCGGCAAGGATAGATTTGCTAAGGAGTATTTAAGAGAGGCTTACTATGCTTATGTACGTTGGGGTGCAACTGCCAAAGTCAGAAGTATTGAAACACGCTATCCCGATATTTTTGCTTGGGTACAGCAGCCAGAAAATTTAAGCTCTCCAAAAACAACAACTTCGAGTTCTAGCAGTGGCAATCACTCTGAAACTCTAGATTTTACAACTATTATGAAAGCGTCTGCTGTGCTTTCGAGCGAAATTGTTTTGGATAAACTGCTGACGAAGTTAATCCAGATCGTACTTGAAAATGCAGGTGCCGAAACAGGAATCTTGTTACTAGAAAAGGCAGGAGAGTTACAAATTGAAGCCTTTGGAGCTTTTAAGAGTGATAGTGTCCAGATCCACCAGCCTAAAATTACGGCAACCAGGCAAGAACAGAAATTAGCTTGCACTTATCCCACCTCGATAGTTAATTATGTTGCCAGAACCCATCAGGTGATTGTTCTCAATCATGCCTTTAATGAAGAAACTTTCAATTTTGATCAGTACATCATTCGCCATCAACCCAAGTCGATCCTCTGTCTGCCAATTTTGCATCAAGGTAAACTCACTGGGATACTTTATCTAGAAAATAATTTGACGGAGCGAGCTTTTACCCAAGAACGGTTAGAGGTTCTTCAATTACTCTCTTCTCAGGCAGCGATCGCAATTGAGAATGCACGTCTTTATGCTTCTTTAGAAGAGGTTAATCTTACTTTGGAAGCGAAAGTAGAAGAACGGACACTTCAATTGCAGGAAAACAATCAGCATCTGCAACAGGAAATACGGGAAAGGCAAAGAGCAGAAGAAGCAGCCGAAGCAGCTAACCGAGCGAAAAGCCAATTTCTGGCAAACATGAGTCATGAACTCCGAACTCCTCTCAACGGGGTTTTGGGTTATACTCAAATACTCAAAAAAGAAAAAACTTTGACCGAGCAACAACAGAATGGTTTGGCTATCATTCATCGTTGTGGCGAACACTTGCTCACCCTGATTAACGATATTTTAGACCTCTCCAAAATCGAAGCCCAGAAGATGGAACTTCATCCCAGTGATTTTTATTTTCCCCCATTTTTGGCAGGTCTGATTGAAATTTGTCGTCTTCGTGCCGAACAAAAAGGGATTATTTTGAGCTACGAACCGCTTTCAACATTGCCTACTTTTATTCATGCTGATGAAAAAAGATTACGACAAGTTTTGCTGAATTTACTAGCTAATGCAGTGAAATTTACCGACCGGGGTAGTGTCACTTTTAAAGTAGGCAATCATGACGGAAAACTTAGGTTTGAGGTCAAAGATACAGGCATAGGTATAGCAGCAGACCAATTAGAAGCAATCTTTTTGCCCTTCCAACAGGTAGGCGAACAAAGTCGCACCACAGAAGGTACAGGATTGGGATTAGCAATTAGTCGTCAATTAATCCAAATGATGGGCGGTAAACTACAGGTAAAAAGCACTCTTGGTCAAGGTAGTGTTTTTTGGTTTGAGCTAGATTTGCCTGAAGTAAATCACAAAAATAAGCAGTTCAAACAGGGAAAACGCAATATTATTGGGTTTCGAGGCTCAAAACGAAAAGTGTTGGTTATAGATGATCAATGGGAAAATTGTTCTGTTTTGGTTAATCTGTTGCAGCCTTTAGGGTTTGAAGTAATGGAAGCAAGCGACGGCATAGAAGGTTTTGCCAAAGCACGGGAATTTCAACCCGATCTCATTTTTATGGATTTAATCATGCCGAAGATGGATGGTTTTGAAACTACCCGACAGTTAAGAATGTTACCAGAACTTGCTGATCTGGCGATCGTAGCTATTTCGGCTAGTGTCTTAAATTTTGATCGCAAACAAAGTTTGGCGGTTGGCTGTAATGATTTTCTACCAAAACCATTCTGGGAAGAAGAGCTTTTAGAAAAACTACAAATTTATTTGGGATTAGAATGGATTTATGAAGATGAGGAACAAGACCGAGAAAATAAGCATAAAGAAAAAGAAATTCTTGCCTCTGATGTCACTACTTTCCCGATTCCCTCAACTGAGGAGATAGCTGTTTTACTAGATTTGGCGATGAGAGGCGATCTTAGAGGCATCATTACACGAGTCAATCAACTTGAAGAATTAGACCGGCAATGGATGCCGTTTGCTACTCATATTCGTAAACTTGCCAAAGATTTTAAAGGAAAACAAATTCGGGAATTTTTAAAACAATTATAG